One window from the genome of Hemitrygon akajei chromosome 4, sHemAka1.3, whole genome shotgun sequence encodes:
- the LOC140725920 gene encoding uncharacterized protein: MCFVKTIEIKNDWTIPLQVNQNNILFKLDTGTQVNVLAESEFTVLKPRTKLHQTNIKVTGYSGADIPVKGTCVAKVSHKNMVHMLSFVEVPRNVQSILGLSACERLNLVKRVLVLDSDTESEYSDLMKEYEDLFKGLGCLPGEHMIKIDNTVPLVVHPCRKVLFALCDQLKTELDRMEQLEVIKKAPGPIPLLLASDKALSPKPGVAVLPSGSNTHALMGHAFHRNLTSAGGQRPNLPVQYNTDLKSKSDKNQNPIEEVKAQVKELRSFIEMMKSQHKKEITQLMNELDEEKKIRISLQMEVEGIKKATVLEEVQPRSYMV, translated from the coding sequence atgtgctttgtgaaaacaatcGAAattaagaatgactggactattccattgcaagtgaaccaaaacaatattctgtttaaacttgatactggaacacaagtaaatgttcttgcagaatctgagtttactGTATTAAAGCCAAGaacaaagttacatcagacaaatataaaagtgactgggtattcaggtgcagacattccagttaaaggaacatgtgtggcaaaagtatcacacaaaaatatggtGCACATGCTTTCATTTGTGGAGGTGCCAaggaatgtacagtcaatattgggtttatctgcctgtgagagactgaatttggtgaaaagagtattAGTCCTGgatagtgacacagagtcagaatacagtgacttgatgaaagagtatgaggacttgttcaaagggcttggatgtcttccaggagagcacatgattaaaattgacaacacagtgccACTCGTAGTACATCCATGTCGAAAAGTACTTTTTGCATTATGTgatcaactgaaaacagagcttgacagaatggaacagctagaagtcataaagaaagctcccGGACCCATCCCTTTGTTACTGGCATCTGACAAAGCATTGTCACCAAAACCAGGAGTTGCAGTTTTGCCCTCTGGAAGTAACACACATGCATTAATGGGCCATGCATTCCATCGCAATCTCACCTCTGCAGGAGGACAGAGGCCAAACTTGCCGGTACAGTACAACACTGACCTGAAGTCAAAGAGTGACAAGAATCAGAatccaattgaagaagtgaaagcacaagtgaaagaattgagaagttttattgaaatgatgaagtctcagcataaaaaagagattacacagttaatgaatgaattagatgaagaaaaaaagattcgtatttcattacaaatggaagtggaaggaattaagaaagctacagtacttgaagaagtacaacccagatcatacatggttTAA